In Pseudobacter ginsenosidimutans, the following are encoded in one genomic region:
- a CDS encoding 2-oxoacid:ferredoxin oxidoreductase subunit beta: MSVTTTPTLTAKDFSSDQEVRWCPGCGDYSILAQVQKIMPGLGIPKENIVIISGIGCSSRFPYYMNTYGMHSIHGRATAIASGLKASRPGLSVWIVTGDGDGLSIGGNHTIHLLRRNFDVNVMLFNNQIYGLTKGQYSPTSEENKITKSTPFGSIDHPFNPLALAMGADATFIARSMDRDPKHLQEALVRSHKHKGSSFLEIYQNCNIFNDGIFEVFTEKSSKPDNTLFLEQGKPLIFGAQQNKGIKLDGFKPVIVELGDGVSADDLWVHDERDFYKAQILVRMFDDPRVEGHLPRPFGVFYETDRPCYEDMMALQIEEVIRSKGKGDLDKLLRGKETWSIA; the protein is encoded by the coding sequence ATGAGTGTAACTACCACCCCGACGCTGACGGCCAAGGATTTTTCGAGCGACCAGGAAGTACGCTGGTGCCCGGGCTGCGGCGATTACTCTATCCTGGCACAGGTGCAGAAGATCATGCCGGGACTGGGAATCCCTAAAGAGAATATCGTGATCATCTCCGGGATCGGCTGCAGCAGCCGCTTCCCCTACTATATGAATACCTATGGCATGCACTCGATCCACGGCCGCGCTACAGCTATCGCCAGCGGATTGAAAGCTTCCCGCCCCGGCCTCAGCGTTTGGATCGTTACAGGGGACGGCGACGGACTGAGCATCGGAGGTAATCATACCATTCACCTGCTTCGCCGCAACTTCGATGTGAACGTGATGCTGTTCAATAACCAGATCTATGGTCTCACTAAAGGACAATACTCTCCCACTTCAGAAGAGAACAAGATAACCAAGTCCACGCCATTCGGCTCTATCGACCATCCCTTCAATCCCCTGGCCCTCGCCATGGGTGCGGATGCCACCTTTATCGCACGCAGCATGGACCGCGATCCCAAACACCTGCAGGAAGCATTGGTCCGCAGCCATAAACACAAAGGATCTTCCTTCCTGGAGATCTATCAGAACTGCAACATCTTCAATGATGGCATCTTCGAAGTGTTCACTGAAAAATCTTCCAAGCCGGATAATACTTTGTTCCTGGAGCAGGGCAAGCCGCTCATCTTTGGCGCACAGCAAAACAAAGGCATCAAGCTGGATGGCTTCAAACCTGTGATAGTGGAACTTGGAGATGGTGTAAGCGCAGACGATCTTTGGGTACATGATGAGCGCGATTTTTACAAAGCACAGATCCTCGTACGCATGTTCGATGATCCAAGAGTAGAAGGTCATCTGCCTAGACCATTCGGTGTATTCTACGAAACGGACCGCCCTTGCTATGAAGACATGATGGCGCTGCAGATCGAAGAAGTGATCAGATCAAAAGGCAAAGGTGATCTGGATAAGTTACTGAGAGGAAAAGAAACCTGGAGCATCGCTTAG